One Salvia splendens isolate huo1 chromosome 12, SspV2, whole genome shotgun sequence genomic window carries:
- the LOC121757481 gene encoding putative late blight resistance protein homolog R1B-16, whose amino-acid sequence MEQVEDKKKLQELDYAMEQVKLVEMEDSIPSRSNVVVGIDAHLLLPSSSSIVVGIDADMMHLRERLTSMQTSWRLSPSLSLFSRKYLIVLDDIWSTNFWDEIRMYFQDNNNNGSRIVITTRESTVANYADSLSSHHQVKLLSEFESWNLLHQLAFGEENCPLVLQDIGRKIANDCGGLPLAISVIGGLLSKIERSKHVWEKLGNNVIAAIAESNEQCSSILSLSYNHLPNHLKPCFLYIGAFPEDYEIRGSNLVRLLVAEGFVKSNGERSLEEEAEDWLKSLVDRNLLMKSDEDKYLYVKNGPEVTLSNPRRVSFDTSTVMEVVNVSQESTALTRSVICIGSMSDDLPLGVFSASRLLRVLDLMHMLFNVFPTEIFEFVNLRFLGLDCMSRTPRGISRLWNLQTLIGYCRFDVPSELWQLSQLRNLKVREFELLKDEELMNYSVMKKMQMISITTLTKEDGPNIKKLAIDDDFRSTTMAIDLCHLHKLEILRCYFMRTTPIKFPDCRSKECRGLCALHKQEVLTISDCEFKSEEETCDEEWEAADGDEFPSLHFLYLFKVVEEIPNGIGEIPRLQLIEFKECSRSVVASAKRIEEEQSDNGNYDLKLCIANTDPW is encoded by the exons ATGGAGCAAGTGGAGGATAAGAAGAAGCTTCAAGAACTTGATTATGCTATGgaacaagtgaagctcgtggaGATGGAGGATAGCATTCCATCTAGGTCGAATGTTGTGGTGGGAATTGATGCTCATCTGTTGCTTCCATCGAGTTCGAGTATTGTTGTGGGAATTGATGCTGATATGATGCATCTGAGGGAACGGCTGACCAGCATGCAGACAAGCTGGAGATTATCCCCATCGTTG AGCTTGTTCAGTAGAAAGTACTTGATTGTATTAGACGATATATGGAGCACGAATTTCTGGGATGAGATAAGGATGTACTTCCAGGACAACAACAACAACGGGAGTCGCATTGTGATCACCACTAGGGAATCTACTGTGGCGAACTATGCTGACTCTTTGAGTTCGCATCATCAGGTTAAATTGCTTAGCGAGTTTGAAAGTTGGAATCTACTCCACCAGCTTGCGTTTGGAGAAGAGAATTGTCCTCTTGTATTGCAAGATATTGGTCGAAAGATTGCCAATGATTGTGGTGGGCTTCCTCTAGCTATCAGTGTGATTGGAGGGCTACTATCTAAGATCGAAAGATCAAAACATGTTTGGGAAAAACTTGGGAACAATGTAATAGCAGCAATTGCTGAATCAAACGAGCAATGCTCTAGTATATTGTCTTTAAGTTATAATCACTTGCCAAATCACTTGAAACCGTGTTTTTTATATATTGGAGCTTTCCCTGAAGACTACGAGATTAGAGGCTCCAACCTCGTACGTTTATTGGTGGCAGAAGGATTTGTAAAATCAAACGGGGAAAGAAGTTTGGAGGAAGAGGCAGAGGATTGGCTTAAGTCTCTAGTAGATAGAAATCTATTAATG AAATCTGATGAAGACAAGTATCTATATGTGAAGAATGGTCCAGAGGTCACATTGTCTAACCCACGCCGTGTGAGTTTCGACACATCAACTGTAATGGAAGTTGTTAATGTTTCACAAGAGTCTACAGCACTTACTCGATCTGTTATATGCATTGGTTCTATGAGTGACGATCTTCCATTAGGTGTCTTTTCAGCATCAAGATTGCTAAGGGTGTTGGATTTAATGCATATGTTGTTTAATGTGTTCCCAACTGAAATATTTGAATTTGTGAACCTACGCTTCTTAGGTCTCGACTGCATGTCAAGAACACCTAGAGGAATATCTAGATTGTGGAATTTGCAAACCTTGATTGGTTATTGCCGATTTGATGTGCCATCTGAGTTGTGGCAACTCTCTCAGTTAAGAAATCTCAAGGTGCGTGAATTTGAGTTGTTAAAAGATGAGGAATTAATGAACTATAGTGTTATGAAGAAGATGCAAATGATTTCAATTACAACTCTAACTAAAGAGGATGGTCCGAATATAAAAAAGTTGGCAATTGATGATGACTTCCGATCTACAACCATGGCAATTGATCTTTGCCATCTTCACAAGCTCGAAATATTGAGATGCTATTTTATGAGAACTACTCCTATAAAGTTTCCTGATTGTCGTTCCAAA GAGTGTCGAGGACTGTGTGCACTGCATAAGCAGGAAGTGCTCACAATAAGTGATTGCGAGTTTAAAAGCGAGGAGGAGACATGTGATGAAGAGTGGGAGGCAGCAGATGGAGATGAGTTCCCATCACTGCATTTTCTATATCTTTTTAAAGTTGTAGAGGAAATCCCTAACGGCATTGGAGAAATTCCAAGACTTCAACTAATCGAGTTCAAAGAATGCAGCCGATCCGTAGTGGCCTCAGCAAAAAGGATTGAGGAGGAACAATCTGACAACGGCAACTACGATCTCAAACTCTGTATTGCAAACACGGACCCATGGTGA
- the LOC121759419 gene encoding uncharacterized protein LOC121759419, producing the protein MQVFVSLYWGGRIYQLPHVGICYDPPRARASIVLDSCVSLSELVGMICAKIRIDSNQHFIEISWRHCFLGTGTSYVCTAVDSDQSVFYMFNAALNSTRHIELFVEYSSVGNALIPPIVDHGVGSSTRFEPMSIDCGMNEQTDVADVGLNTQENVQEHADVDVVRGDLADPELSSSSSDDILSDDSGADSSDEEVVYKPVVQGEQPLPEYVHTGLKYFRKLPSGRTEVPEVGNERSTMYWDEEHPYRINGGTKFDSKLHVKTAITMWSLRQHRQFRVVESKLRRWHAVCKYPNGRTEDGTAIISETDADKANECRWEVSVTHMAHDDMWEIRKWRGRHSCEGHRNDRGHANFSSPMIALCIRHQLLKNAEFSAAAVRNFVHDKFHVVVSYKKAWYARRRALEIVFGGWEESFRDLPSYMLELQYRNPGTIVEWRHNELLSQGRTKVFYYVFWALGPAIHAFQECQPVLTIDGTHLRGRFKGKLLVACGVDANKKCLPIAYAIVDEETGDSWEWFLDHVRIHVVKYEREVCIISDRHKGILKAMRSDEWKKPPICHHKFCLIHVRKNILTKLKGKGGKAKGMIWALGVTTQVRKYVRRRRALREESLIAIHELNKAKKENWSLCYDDELRWGVPSTNMSESYNNVLRGVRELPIRALVDLTFWRTVEWWADRKTEIQQTEGRLTPWARDKLVANDAKGQMHYCSVVARELGHYQIRSRPRVENGKAKGDNRQEVEFMDSKCSCGKWQMWRVPCSHACTVARDRGNSIFELIDKHNHKATWEAQYYGVSFQAPRHQDYWANPGWKLRITPEQLLPRKRGRGRTRRIPNQMDIREEDEPRAPRKCRNCGRRT; encoded by the coding sequence atgcaagtattcgtgagtttatattggggtggtagaatatATCAACTTCCTCATGTGGGCATTTGTTATGATCCTCCTCGTGCGAGAGCTTCCATCGTATTGGATTCATGTGTTTCATTATCTGAATTAGTAGGAATGATATGTGCtaagataagaatagattcCAACCAACACTTCATCGAAATATCTTGGAGGCATTGTTTCTTGGGTACCGGTACGAGTTATGTATGTACTGCGGTTGACAGTGATCAAAGTGTGTTTTATATGTTCAATGCggctctaaattctactcggcatattgaattatttgttgagtattcgtctgTTGGAAATGCCTTAATCCCACCAATTGTTGATCATGGTGTTGGTTCATCTACGAGGTTTGAACCTATGAGCATCGACTGCGGTATGAATGAGCAAACAGACGTTGCAGATGTTGGATTGAATACTCAAGAGAATGTACAAGAACATGCTGATGTTGATGTTGTACGAGGAGACCTTGCAGATCCAGAATTATCGTCATCATCGTCTGATGatattttaagtgatgattccggtgctgactctagtgatgaggaggtagtgtataaacccgtcgtacaaggtgaacaaccacttccagaaTATGTTCACACTGGGTTGAAATATTTTCGCAAACTGCCAAGTGGTCGTACTGAGGTACCTGAAGTTGGTAATGAACGCAGTACCATGTACTGGGATGAAGAACACCCATATCGGATTAATGgtggaacaaaatttgatagcaagctgcatgtgaagactgctattactatgtggagtctgaggcaacaccggcaatttagggtggttgagagtaaattaagaaggtggcatgccgtGTGCAAATATCCAAATGGGAGGACAGAAGATGGGACAGCTATTATCAGCGAGACCGACGCTGACAAAGCAAATGAATGTCGGTGGGAAGTGTCTGTTACACACATGGCCCATGATGATATGTGGGAGATTAGGAAGTGGCGGGGACGCCATAGTTGTGAAGGTCATCGTAATGATAGAggacatgctaacttttcatcaccAATGATTGCTTTGTGTATTCGCCATCAGTTGCTAAAAAATGCCGAGTTTAGTGCCGCCGCCGTAAGAAATTTTGTTCATGACAAATTTCATGTGGTAgtcagttataagaaggcatggtatgcacggagaaGGGCTTTAGAGATTGTATTTGGTGGATGGGAGGAGTCATTTAGGGATTTGCCAAGCTACATGCTTGAACTGCAGTATAGGAATCCAGGCACCATTGTTGAGTGGAGGCATAACGAGTTGTTGAGCCAGGGCCGTACTAAAGTCTTCTATTACGTGTTCTGGGCACTTGGGCCTGCTATACATGCTTTCCAGGAGTGCCAACCAGTTTTGACAATAGACGGaactcacctccgaggaagatttaaaggtaagctgcttgttgcttgtggtgttGATGCAAACAAGAAATGtctgcctattgcatatgctattgttgatgaagaaactgGCGACAGCTGGgagtggtttttggatcatgtcagaaTTCATGTGGTGAAGTACGAAAGGGAGGTATGCATCATTTCGGATAGGCACAAAGGAATCCTCAAGGCTATGCGTTCAGATGAATGGAAAAAGCCGCCGATATgtcaccacaaattttgtttgatccATGTGAGGAAAAATATCTTGACAAAACTAAAGGGTAAGGGAGGAAAAGCAAAAGGCATGATATGGGCATTGGGTGTCACAACTCAAGTACGCAAGTACGTGAGAAGGCGACGTGCACTACGGGAGGAAAGTCTTATTGCGATACACGAGCTCAACAAAGCCAAAAAAGAGAACTGGTCTCTTTGCTACGATGATGAACTGAGATGGGGGGTGCCCTCGACAAACATGTCAGAGAGCTACAACAACGTACTGAGAGGTGTAAGAGAGTTGCCAATAAGAGCTTTGGTTGATCTGACATTTTGGCGAACAGTTGAATGGTGGGCAGATAGAAAGACAGAAATACAACAAACCGAAGGTCGGTTGACCCCCTGGGCGAGGGACAAACTTGTTGCGAATGATGCGAAGGGGCAAATGCATTACTGTTCAGTAGTCGCCCGAGAATTAGGTCATTACCAAATTCGAAGTCGTCCACGTGTTGAAAATGGAAAGGCAAAGGGCGATAACAGACAAGAAGTCGAGTTTATGGATTCAAAGTGCAGTTGTgggaagtggcagatgtggagagtCCCTTGTTCACATGCGTGCACCGTTGCCAGAGATCGAGGTAACTCTATTTTTGAACTCATTGATAAACACAACCACAAAGCTACATGGGAAGCACAGTACTATGGTGTCTCATTTCAAGCCCCAAGACACCAAGACTATTGGGCAAATCCTGGATGGAAATTGCGTATCACCCCTGAGCAGTTGCTTCCTCGAAAGCGCGGACGAGGCAGAACAAGGAGGATTCCTAATCAAATGGATATCCGCGAGGAAGATGAACCGAGAGCGCCCCGCAAGTGCAGGAATTGCGGTAGAAGGACATGA
- the LOC121759420 gene encoding uncharacterized protein LOC121759420, which translates to MRFERFQAAQYAASMSMDIPMNPGYMAWYNRITVTYMTQPGTRATTGMNESAASMRLFVEGFQQVFHLTTEDEMDPRVRQIREIVKNVLESTNNTDVMEYPASQHQDVVMPYEPEVVPRRRGVPGVRTGGHGYTKQFRMSQPVPDYVAPETQYQVHDPPQWYSYPAHESQSQWERPQYSPSQPEPDWHRRPYSQSQDAPQWSGARASVDSFFQNYQVVPPVQAEEEDDDEGVEEDDNIVEAHEEEDVQSIGIQPRPAAEGSSRGGVGKLVSKVYKRLSSRKNKGVEPSKYTPSAYK; encoded by the exons ATGAGGTTCGAAAGGTTCCAAGCTGCCCAGTATGCCGCATCGATGTCCATGGATATCCCCATGAACCCGGGGTATATGGCGTGGTATAACAGGATTACCGTGACGTACATGACTCAGCCGGGGACACGGGCCACTACTGGGATGAACGAGTCGGCTGCTTCGATGAGACTATTT GTTGAGGGGTTTCAGCAGGTTTTCCATTTAACTACGGAAGACGAAATGGACCCACGAGTGCGCCAGATTCGGGAAATTGTTAAGAATGTCCTCGAATCTACGAACAACACGGATGTCATGGAGTACCCCGCTTCTCAACATCAGGATGTGGTCATGCCTTATGAACCAGAAGTAGTTCCACGGCGTCGTGGAGTGCCTGGTGTTCGGACTGGGGGACACGGCTACACAAAGCAGTTCAGGATGTCCCAGCCGGTGCCCGATTATGTAGCACCAGAGACGCAGTATCAAGTTCATGACCCACCCCAGTGGTATTCATACCCGGCGCATGAGTCACAGTCACAGTGGGAGCGTCCCCAGTATTCTCCTAGCCAGCCTGAGCCCGATTGGCATCGTCGCCCATATTCACAAAGCCAGGACGCGCCGCAATGGAGTGGGGCCCGAGCCTCGGTCGATTCATTCTTCCAGAATTATCAGGTAGTGCCTCCTGTACAAGCTGAAGAAGAGGATGATGATGAAGGAGTAGAAGAAGATGACAACATTGTCGAGGCACATGAGGAAGAAGACGTTCAGAGCATCGGTATCCAACCTCGACCTGCTGCAGAGGGTTCATCACGAGGCGGGGTTGGGAAGCTCGTGAGCAAAGTGTACAAGAGGTTGTCCTCCAGGAAGAATAAGGGAGTTGAACCGTCAAAATATACTCCATCAGCGTATAAGTAG
- the LOC121757483 gene encoding serine/threonine-protein phosphatase 7 long form homolog has protein sequence MATSSSTGHLLYGPEDPSVLNMQKNHISNKLMKGGTTQVFKVRRTESKTWDAVIHENVRYWLDVFGFKGVIDCGKPMKVDNELITALIERWRPETHTFHLPIGETTITLEDVQAIWGLRADGVVFTGRDYHDNFPDWTSKCRDLLGWIPDSSTETKQGGLLMTALINQTRMPLGDDLPTYVYIQRARIHALILLGGLILPDTTGCKVPFMWLNGLGDPEEVKNISWGSAALAYLYHYLCEASMDKRKELGGPMILLQLWAWERMPTLRPAFIGPKVERNNADRKCSKTLG, from the exons ATGGCGACTTCAAGTTCTACTGGACATTTATTGTATGGACCCGAAGACCCGTCCGTGttaaatatgcaaaaaaatcacatttcaaataaactgaTGAAAGGGGGAACAACCCAAGTATTTAAAGTCCGAAGGACTGAAAGTAAGACTTGGGACGCCGTGATTCACGAGAATGTAAGATATTGGCTTGACGtctttggtttcaaaggcgtgatCGATTGTGGGAAGCCAATGAAGGTCGACAATGAGCTGATCACGGCGttgattgagcgttggaggccggAGACACACACATTCCATCTACCGATCGGTGAGACGACGATcaccttggaagatgtgcaagccaTCTGGGGCTTGAGGGCGGATGGCGTCGTTTTCACGGGTCGTGACTATCATGACAACTTTCCAGATTGGACCAGCAAGTGCCGCGatctgttgggatggataccagaTTCTTCCACAGAGACAAAGCAAGGTGGTTTGCTGATGACCGCGCTGATCAACCAGACAAGGATGCCTCTGGGTGATGACCTGCCTACTTACGTATACATCCAAAGAGCACGTATCCATGCCCTAATTTTATTAGGAGGTCTCATTCTACCGGATACCACGGGGTGTAAGGTGCcatttatgtggttgaatgGGCTTGGGGATCCGGAAGAGGTGAAGAATATAAGTTGGGGAAGCGCGGCATTGGCCTACCTTTATCATTATCTATGTGAGGCTTCCATGGATAAGAGAAAAGAGTTGGGCGGCCCTATGATCCTCCTGCAgctatgggcgtgggaaagaatgcccacattgaggCCTGCGTTCATAGGACCAAAG GTGGAGAGGAACAACGCAGATAGGAAATGCTCCAAGACACTCGGTTGA